A region of Lycium barbarum isolate Lr01 chromosome 1, ASM1917538v2, whole genome shotgun sequence DNA encodes the following proteins:
- the LOC132614030 gene encoding uncharacterized protein LOC132614030 translates to MLKQGLKSVEAYFDEFEDLQMKSKIKEHEECTIIRFVANLNQDISKPMRLKTYNSLEEAFHDASKCQGRGHIANECPNRRTITIVRDGYRTDDEHEGGVGHEKEGERSECEGDSDEEVEIRYEEALNHVIVARRAMEALAREESDKRENLLHARRKIVDKVCSLTIDGGSCTNAVSQFLVESMKFHTHKHTNPYKLQWFNDGGEMRVNKQAIMKFSIGKYQDEILCDVVPMQACHLLLGRPWQFDVDAQHSGRTNQYSFVAYRSNPEETKEVQRQVHELLKKELLKESRSQCAIPVILVPKKDGTWRMCIDSRVINKIAVKYRHLIPRLDDMLDELCGSTMFSKIDLRSGYHQIRMNPGDEWKMAFKTNFCLYEWLVMPCGLTNAPSTFMRLMNHVLKPFINTFVVVYFDDILVYSKSIEEHVDDLRQVFNVLLREKLFANLKKCSFCVDKVVFLGFVVCANGLEVNEEKVEMTGFESLKGLYSQDPDFKTICEELTQGRRVDRFQLIDGFLFKDGRVCVPMSSWRELFIKEAHSGGMMGHFEVGKTHDILGEQFYWPKMRHDIE, encoded by the exons ATGTTAAAGCAAGGGTTGAAGAGTGTGGAAGCatactttgatgagtttgaggatTTGCAGATGAAGTCCAAGATAAAAGAGCATGAGGAGTGCACTATTATAAGGTTTGTAGCTAACTTGAATCAGGACATCTCTAAACCGATGAGGCTCAAGACTTATAATAGTCTTGAAGAGGCATTTCATGATGCATCCAAG TGCCAAGGAAGAGGGCACATTGCGAATGAGTGTCCCAACCGGAGGACTATCACAATAGTGAGGGATGGGTATCGAACCGATGATGAACATGAGGGCGGGGTTGGTCATgaaaaagaaggagaaagaagtgagtgtgagggtGACTCCGATGAAGAGGTTGAGATAAGGTATGAGGAAGCCTTGAATCATGTTATTGTGGCTAGAAGAGCCATGGAGGCTCTAGCTAGGGAAGAGAGTGACAAAAGGGAGAACTTGCTTCATGCACGGCGCAAAATTGTGGATAAGGTCTGCTCATTAACCATTGATGGTGGGAGTTGCACGAACGCCGTTAGTCAATTTTTagttgaaagtatgaaattccACACCCATAAGCACACTAATCCCTATAAACTCCAATGGTTTAATGATGGTGGTGAAATGAGGGTCAACAAGCAAGCCATTATGAAATTTAGCATTGGAAAGTACCAAGATGAGATTTTGTGCGATGTGGTACCCATGCAAGCTTGCCATTTATTGCTTGGAAgaccttggcaatttgatgttgATGCCCAACATAGTGGGAGGACTAACCAGTACTCATTTGTG GCTTATAGGAGCAATCCGGAAGAAACAAAAGAAGTGCAAAGGCAAGTGCATGAGCTTCTTAAAAAGGAGCTATTGAAGGAGAGTCGTAGCCAGTGTGCCATTCCAGTGATTCTTGTTCCAAAGAAAGATGGCActtggaggatgtgcattgatagTAGGGTCATCAACAAAATcgcggtaaagtatcgccatctcATTCCGAGGCTTGATGATATGTTGGATGAGCTTTGTGGCTCAACtatgttttcgaagattgatcttAGAAGTGGCTATCACCAAATTCGAATGAATCCCGGTGATGAGTGGAAAATGGCCTTCAAAACTAATTTTTGCctctatgagtggcttgtcaTGCCATGTGGACTAACCAATGCACCTAGCACATTTATGCGATTGATGAACCATGTCTTGAAACCTTTTATCAATACCTTTGTGGTTGTCTActttgatgatattcttgtgtaTAGCAAATCAATAGAGGAGCATGTAGACGATTTGAGACAAGTATTTAATGTATTGTTGCGCGAGAAGTTGTTTGCCAATCTCAAGAAATGTTCTTTTTGTGTTGATAAAGTGGTGTTCTTGGGTTTTGTGGTGTGTGCAAATGGTTTGGAGGTTAACGAAGAAAAGGTGGA AATGACGGGATTTGAAAGCCTTAAGGGATTATATTCTCAAGATCCCGACTTTAAGACAATATGTGAGGAGTTGACCCAAGGGAGGAGGGTTGATAGGTTCCAACTTATTGATGGGTTCCTATTCAAGGATGGTAGAGTTTGTGTCCCAATGAGCTCATGGAGAGAGCTGTTCATCAAGGAAGCACATAGTGGTGGAATGATGGGCCATTTTGAAGTGGGAAAGACACATGATATTTTGGGTGAACAATTCTATTGGCCCAAGATGCGACATGATATTGAATAG